Proteins co-encoded in one Desulfoplanes formicivorans genomic window:
- a CDS encoding P-II family nitrogen regulator, which yields MKLVIAYIRPERLNAVKQALYERKIYNMSVTNSLGSGRQKGFTETYRGVVMEVNLLKKIRLEIGLNDDFLDAALAAIKQGAQTGAEGDGVIFVQDLEQAIRIRTEEEGPTAMG from the coding sequence ATGAAACTCGTCATTGCCTATATCCGGCCCGAACGGCTCAACGCCGTCAAGCAGGCCCTGTATGAAAGGAAAATCTATAACATGTCCGTGACCAACAGCCTGGGCAGCGGCCGTCAAAAGGGTTTTACCGAAACCTACCGCGGAGTGGTCATGGAGGTGAATCTCCTGAAGAAAATTCGTCTGGAAATCGGCTTGAACGATGATTTTCTGGACGCTGCCCTGGCCGCTATCAAACAGGGCGCTCAAACGGGTGCCGAAGGGGATGGAGTTATTTTTGTCCAGGATCTGGAGCAGGCCATCCGCATCCGTACCGAAGAAGAAGGCCCGACCGCCATGGGCTGA
- a CDS encoding 4Fe-4S binding protein: MGHIIAKDIYRQLGEKIDNTTVRTPWNPALRDLLQALYTKEEADFIVRMPYRPSSLERLQKIMGMELLSLQKRLESLCHKGLVCDIWEGGEYVYMVSPLVIGFFEFTMMRTKGELSPKKWAELFHAYMFGSSGFFDANFGDEQQVSIMRALPHEQTLGDHVEILDYEKAQALMDAQTSFAVGICSCRHEKEHLGGRPCDVPLETCTSMGSGAEFLIRNGFARSISREEMEDITARSRDMGFVLSTDNVRQDAGFICHCCSCCCNLLRGIRETGYSGILVSSSFMARCDEDLCNGCGQCVRACPIDAITLVEVPAQAGERPRKKPVVNEDYCLGCGVCGLKCPTKAMRLDERTRKVFHPEDSMERVILQSLERGTLQNLLFDNPNSRTQGFMRGLVGAFLRLSPVKKALMSEALRSRFLDGLRRAGG, from the coding sequence ATGGGCCATATCATAGCCAAGGACATCTATCGCCAGCTGGGCGAAAAAATCGATAACACCACGGTGCGCACCCCGTGGAATCCGGCGTTGCGGGACCTTTTGCAGGCATTGTACACCAAGGAAGAAGCGGATTTTATTGTGCGCATGCCCTATCGGCCTTCGTCGTTGGAACGGCTGCAGAAGATCATGGGCATGGAGCTTCTTTCCCTGCAGAAACGTCTGGAATCCCTGTGCCACAAGGGACTAGTCTGTGATATCTGGGAGGGAGGCGAATATGTGTACATGGTGAGCCCCCTTGTTATCGGGTTTTTCGAATTCACCATGATGCGCACCAAGGGGGAGTTGTCTCCCAAAAAATGGGCCGAACTTTTCCATGCCTACATGTTTGGCAGCTCCGGGTTTTTTGATGCCAATTTCGGGGATGAGCAGCAGGTTTCCATCATGCGTGCCCTGCCCCATGAACAGACTTTGGGCGATCATGTGGAGATCCTGGATTATGAAAAGGCCCAGGCCCTCATGGACGCCCAGACCTCCTTTGCCGTGGGCATCTGTTCCTGCCGCCATGAAAAGGAGCATCTGGGAGGACGACCGTGTGACGTGCCCCTGGAAACCTGTACCTCCATGGGGTCAGGAGCCGAGTTTCTCATCAGAAACGGGTTTGCCCGGTCCATTTCCAGGGAGGAGATGGAGGACATCACGGCAAGGTCCAGGGACATGGGATTTGTCCTGTCCACGGACAATGTCAGGCAGGACGCAGGATTTATCTGCCATTGCTGCTCGTGCTGCTGCAATCTGCTTCGGGGGATCAGGGAAACCGGGTATTCCGGCATTCTGGTCTCATCCAGCTTTATGGCCCGGTGCGACGAGGACCTGTGCAACGGCTGCGGTCAATGCGTCCGGGCCTGCCCCATTGATGCCATCACCCTGGTGGAGGTTCCGGCTCAAGCTGGGGAACGGCCGCGCAAGAAACCCGTGGTCAATGAGGACTATTGCCTGGGCTGCGGGGTGTGCGGACTGAAATGCCCCACCAAGGCCATGCGTCTGGATGAGCGGACCCGGAAGGTCTTTCATCCCGAGGATTCCATGGAACGGGTCATCCTCCAGAGTCTGGAGCGGGGGACATTGCAGAATCTGCTGTTCGACAATCCCAACAGTCGGACCCAGGGGTTCATGCGCGGGCTGGTGGGAGCGTTTTTGCGGCTTTCTCCGGTGAAAAAGGCACTCATGAGTGAGGCCCTGCGTTCGCGTTTTCTGGACGGGCTGCGTCGGGCCGGAGGGTGA
- a CDS encoding Txe/YoeB family addiction module toxin, translated as MKLGKPEPLRENLAGFWSRRIDESNRLIYCVDNGDLVIISCRYHYD; from the coding sequence ATCAAGCTCGGCAAACCCGAACCCCTCAGGGAGAACCTGGCCGGTTTCTGGTCCCGGCGGATCGATGAAAGCAACCGTTTGATCTATTGTGTGGACAACGGTGATCTGGTCATCATCTCCTGTCGGTATCATTATGACTGA
- a CDS encoding bifunctional metallophosphatase/5'-nucleotidase, with protein sequence MPGSRFPLTIMHLNDTHSHLTSLEDQSILLDGVKTSVDMGGLARIRTRVEQIRSQHAHTLLLHAGDAVQGTLFFTRYQGDADVAALNLLGVDAMAVGNHEFDKGPQLLARWADKADFPLLGANVDVSGEPRLQGKIRPYVIKTLGGHQVGIIGLTTPETAFVSSPGETVQFDDVAATARNMITELKGQGVNKIIALTHLGYEQDMALARGVDGIDLIVGGHSHSLLGENRDLGMTVDGPYPTRVTSPDGSPVYIVQAWAKARELGTLGVKFNGEGVIEAWEADPVIVLGDRFKRKDGSGKKIMMTGKAHKMILDAINDTAGMAVVEPDQTMAALIAPYAEGVKEMATEVVARVAEDLDHVRVPGFDRYGKRDDCPNGSLVAPLVADSLLWKANAHGLRADLALQNAGGVRTSLHEGGLTVGHVYTLLPFGNTLVVLELSGREVHLAIEQGVDAALHGNAGAFPYPSHARFLLHPGASKGSRVTDMEIRDADGVWQPLDADRIYRVAVNSYMARGGDRYHVLEQSVKKRYDTGFVDAQTFLEYAAHRNILHRPEQTGIRVVSE encoded by the coding sequence TTGCCCGGCAGTCGATTTCCTCTCACCATCATGCATCTTAACGACACCCATTCTCATCTCACGTCTCTTGAGGATCAGTCCATTCTGCTGGATGGCGTGAAGACCTCTGTGGACATGGGCGGTCTGGCCCGCATCAGGACCCGGGTTGAGCAGATCCGTTCCCAGCATGCTCATACGCTCCTGCTTCATGCCGGGGATGCGGTCCAGGGAACCTTGTTCTTTACCCGGTATCAGGGCGATGCGGACGTGGCCGCCCTTAATCTGCTGGGTGTGGATGCCATGGCCGTGGGCAACCATGAGTTTGACAAGGGGCCCCAACTTCTGGCTCGGTGGGCAGACAAGGCGGATTTCCCCTTGCTTGGTGCCAATGTCGATGTTTCGGGTGAGCCGCGGCTTCAGGGGAAGATCAGGCCCTACGTGATCAAGACCCTTGGGGGGCATCAGGTAGGGATCATCGGGTTGACCACCCCGGAGACCGCTTTTGTATCCAGTCCGGGGGAGACGGTACAATTCGATGACGTGGCCGCAACGGCCAGAAACATGATCACCGAGCTCAAGGGCCAGGGGGTAAACAAGATCATTGCCTTGACCCATCTGGGCTATGAACAGGACATGGCCCTTGCCAGGGGTGTGGACGGGATTGATCTCATTGTGGGTGGTCACTCCCATTCCCTGCTAGGGGAAAACAGGGACCTCGGCATGACGGTTGACGGACCTTACCCCACCAGGGTCACCTCCCCGGATGGCTCGCCCGTGTACATTGTCCAGGCCTGGGCCAAGGCCCGTGAGCTGGGAACCCTTGGTGTGAAGTTCAATGGCGAGGGGGTGATTGAGGCGTGGGAGGCTGATCCTGTCATCGTGTTGGGAGACAGGTTCAAGCGCAAGGATGGTTCCGGGAAAAAAATCATGATGACGGGAAAGGCGCACAAGATGATTCTGGACGCGATCAACGACACTGCGGGAATGGCTGTTGTTGAACCTGACCAGACCATGGCCGCCCTGATCGCTCCTTATGCCGAGGGGGTAAAAGAGATGGCCACCGAAGTGGTCGCCCGCGTGGCCGAAGATCTTGACCATGTTCGCGTTCCCGGTTTCGACCGATACGGCAAACGGGATGATTGTCCCAACGGCAGTCTTGTGGCCCCGCTGGTTGCCGATTCCCTGCTCTGGAAGGCCAATGCCCACGGGCTGCGTGCGGATCTGGCCCTGCAAAACGCCGGCGGGGTAAGGACCTCCCTGCATGAAGGCGGGCTGACCGTGGGCCATGTCTACACCCTGTTGCCTTTTGGCAATACGTTGGTGGTGTTGGAGCTTTCCGGTCGAGAGGTGCACCTGGCCATTGAACAGGGGGTGGACGCGGCCCTGCATGGCAATGCAGGGGCTTTTCCCTATCCGAGTCATGCTCGTTTTTTGCTGCATCCGGGGGCTTCCAAGGGAAGTCGGGTCACGGACATGGAGATCAGGGACGCCGATGGCGTCTGGCAGCCCCTTGATGCGGACAGGATCTACCGCGTGGCCGTAAACAGTTATATGGCCAGGGGCGGTGACAGGTACCATGTTCTGGAACAGAGTGTAAAAAAACGGTATGATACCGGGTTCGTGGATGCTCAGACGTTCCTTGAGTACGCAGCTCATCGCAATATTTTGCATAGGCCTGAACAGACCGGCATCCGTGTCGTGAGTGAATGA
- a CDS encoding CBS domain-containing protein gives MRIVTTHTNTDFDALASMVAATFLYPGTIGILPSQIRSNVKAFLSLHQDLFHIVPRKGFDLEGVKELVVVDANNWGRLERMTELKDRDGVKIHVWDHHMQGANIETERMRRHELGANVTQMVEEMKARDCAFSPMHATLFLLGIYDDTGRLSYPSATPRDAAMTGFLLENGADLNVATAYLSSSFDNGQTDILTSMLARDEVVSVSGFDVAVCLVDQECGSAMLAPVVTKYKEIKGVDGVFGVFRLDDQSCIVIARSGHRDLDVGSVIRILGGGGHPAAGSAMVKSGDVDALYAQVCDLVREMDKPQVTVAKIMSGAGNWLTPSMKLEEARMVLDQEPLHAALVVENGACLGLLGPVEMSKVKRPSQCASPVKAFMRRNIQTIGPDQGIQEALRLFSNTGVPMLPVVREGKVVGKVTRTDLMLQMYDLG, from the coding sequence ATGCGCATTGTCACCACCCATACCAATACAGATTTCGATGCCCTGGCCTCCATGGTGGCGGCCACCTTTCTGTATCCCGGAACCATCGGCATCCTGCCCAGCCAGATACGGTCTAATGTGAAGGCCTTTTTATCCCTGCATCAGGACCTTTTTCATATTGTTCCGCGCAAGGGGTTTGATCTCGAAGGGGTGAAGGAGCTTGTGGTTGTGGACGCCAACAATTGGGGACGGCTGGAGCGGATGACCGAGCTGAAGGACAGGGATGGCGTAAAGATCCATGTGTGGGATCATCACATGCAGGGAGCAAATATAGAGACCGAACGCATGCGTCGCCATGAACTCGGGGCCAATGTGACCCAGATGGTGGAGGAGATGAAGGCCCGGGATTGCGCCTTTTCACCCATGCACGCCACCTTGTTTCTGCTCGGGATTTACGATGACACAGGCAGACTTTCCTATCCTTCGGCAACCCCCAGGGACGCGGCCATGACCGGATTTCTCCTGGAAAACGGGGCGGATCTGAACGTGGCCACAGCTTATCTTTCGTCTTCGTTTGATAACGGCCAGACCGACATTCTGACCAGTATGCTGGCCAGAGACGAGGTCGTTTCCGTGTCCGGGTTCGACGTGGCCGTGTGCCTTGTTGATCAGGAATGCGGTTCGGCCATGCTCGCTCCGGTGGTCACCAAGTACAAGGAGATCAAGGGGGTGGACGGGGTGTTTGGCGTTTTCAGGCTGGATGATCAATCGTGCATTGTCATTGCCAGGTCAGGACATCGGGATCTGGATGTGGGTTCGGTTATCCGTATCCTGGGCGGAGGAGGGCACCCGGCCGCCGGTTCGGCCATGGTCAAGTCAGGGGATGTGGATGCCTTGTACGCTCAGGTGTGCGATCTGGTCAGGGAAATGGACAAGCCCCAGGTGACTGTTGCAAAGATCATGTCCGGTGCGGGCAACTGGTTGACCCCGTCCATGAAACTTGAGGAAGCACGCATGGTTTTGGACCAGGAACCTTTGCATGCTGCCCTGGTGGTGGAAAACGGTGCATGCCTGGGCCTTCTGGGCCCGGTGGAGATGAGCAAGGTCAAACGGCCGTCACAATGTGCCTCTCCGGTCAAGGCGTTCATGCGCAGAAATATCCAAACCATCGGACCGGATCAGGGCATCCAGGAGGCCCTGCGGCTGTTTTCCAACACGGGTGTGCCCATGCTGCCCGTTGTTCGGGAGGGCAAGGTGGTGGGCAAGGTGACCCGAACGGATCTGATGCTGCAAATGTACGATCTGGGGTAA
- a CDS encoding ABC transporter substrate binding protein produces the protein MRILAYCSFFFLCWGICSPCLAANSSSAPAAPTSQPSDVTPKARNIAYFEAGPYWEFAIIQDHVVEALGQRGILDHLAFPERLVISPGWVATEDVYRAEARKLMNDPSVDLIISMGTVATQALLAENNGKTPIVSIDVADPVGSGIVDAETGKGPANLTLYYIKDKWRKVFVLFYQALPFKRLGIMYHDSPEGRSYSNLNEAREVAREYGFTLVEYADLDKEESVQSCAAGVNTLLKKDIDAFYISALNCFDWTHANPKPILDLLHEHGIWTFARDGSVQVRHGALMGLSTLDYIQLAEFYADRIGHLLGLLPEDTPLVQGEYHPKITLNLDTAESMHLDVPRVLLITADEIFDSSLTAVRDVHMEK, from the coding sequence ATGCGCATTTTAGCTTACTGCTCATTTTTTTTCCTGTGCTGGGGAATCTGTTCCCCCTGCCTGGCCGCCAATAGTTCCTCAGCGCCTGCAGCCCCCACATCTCAACCTTCGGATGTCACCCCGAAAGCAAGAAACATCGCCTATTTTGAAGCTGGTCCCTATTGGGAATTCGCCATTATACAGGATCATGTTGTTGAGGCTCTTGGTCAACGCGGCATCCTTGATCACCTGGCGTTCCCGGAACGTCTTGTCATCAGTCCCGGATGGGTCGCTACGGAGGATGTATACCGTGCTGAAGCCAGAAAATTGATGAATGACCCCTCGGTGGATCTCATCATCAGCATGGGTACCGTGGCGACCCAGGCCCTGCTGGCTGAAAACAACGGCAAGACGCCCATTGTTTCCATTGACGTGGCCGACCCTGTTGGTTCGGGTATTGTTGATGCGGAAACAGGCAAGGGACCGGCAAACCTGACGCTGTACTACATAAAGGACAAGTGGCGCAAAGTTTTTGTGCTTTTTTATCAGGCATTGCCGTTCAAGAGGCTGGGAATCATGTATCATGATTCTCCGGAGGGGCGTTCCTATTCTAACCTCAACGAGGCCCGGGAGGTTGCTCGGGAATATGGTTTCACCCTTGTGGAGTATGCGGATCTCGACAAGGAAGAAAGCGTGCAGTCCTGTGCCGCCGGCGTCAACACCTTGCTCAAAAAGGACATTGATGCTTTCTATATTTCCGCTTTGAATTGCTTTGACTGGACCCATGCAAACCCCAAACCCATACTTGATCTCTTGCATGAGCACGGCATCTGGACCTTTGCCCGTGACGGAAGCGTGCAGGTGCGCCATGGGGCGCTCATGGGACTCTCCACCCTCGACTATATTCAGTTGGCAGAGTTTTATGCCGACAGAATCGGTCATCTGCTGGGACTTCTTCCCGAAGACACGCCTCTGGTCCAGGGAGAGTATCATCCGAAAATTACACTGAACCTGGACACGGCAGAGTCCATGCATCTTGATGTGCCGCGGGTGTTGCTTATTACCGCCGATGAAATATTCGATTCCAGCCTCACTGCTGTGCGTGATGTCCATATGGAAAAATAG
- a CDS encoding YcjF family protein: MAKKKAETGNDALKEQPVENMAENTQDHEARVLPSEDEIDAIIRKRVYAAVGVGFVPVPLVDLAALTAVQLELIHALAKAYGVEFKKERAKSIISSLCGGVVSVASVPFFASLFKSLPVVGSTAGAATVCIVGGGVTYAIGSVFDRHFRHGGTLLDFDAQNAKSYFKTKVEEGKDIAAKMKPKKDDAAGEAATL; this comes from the coding sequence ATGGCCAAAAAAAAAGCCGAGACAGGGAATGACGCATTGAAGGAACAGCCGGTGGAGAATATGGCGGAAAATACGCAAGACCACGAGGCTCGCGTATTACCCTCTGAAGACGAGATTGACGCCATTATCCGCAAACGTGTGTACGCGGCCGTTGGCGTGGGATTTGTTCCTGTCCCGCTGGTGGATCTTGCCGCATTGACTGCTGTTCAGTTGGAATTGATCCATGCATTGGCCAAGGCCTATGGCGTGGAATTCAAAAAGGAACGGGCCAAATCCATTATTTCGTCTCTGTGCGGCGGCGTTGTTTCCGTGGCGTCAGTGCCTTTTTTTGCTTCCCTTTTCAAAAGCCTTCCTGTTGTGGGCAGTACTGCAGGAGCCGCCACCGTTTGTATCGTTGGGGGCGGGGTTACCTATGCCATTGGTTCGGTTTTTGATCGTCATTTCAGGCACGGAGGCACCCTGCTTGATTTTGATGCCCAGAACGCCAAATCCTATTTCAAGACCAAGGTGGAAGAAGGGAAGGATATTGCTGCCAAAATGAAACCGAAAAAGGACGATGCCGCTGGTGAAGCTGCTACCCTTTGA
- a CDS encoding ATP-binding cassette domain-containing protein has product MKSMLDIKNSYFFTLLRSRSGPEGTKLVAACLAAGLMQGLAVFTVLQGLEQLCDTGIRFHTFLAFLVCLGIFYYLFRYMTEHAALIALRGVMEWRMRVATKLRGISLKEYDKLDKGWVQSALVDEREMVVEATRMLMASAASTIMILVSFLKMFTVSVPGALVVIVFLCLGLVIFLRLVHGVYAFMETAGSAETDFSASLLDLQDGFRQLKQHKPKTSDLFANYVMPGLGRAAAARKATERRHALAISFFAVFNLLILGLILFLMPGFLGLDVTATSTILVLSMFSLSPMMSLVGFVPLLTKVEMNLQDLTSLEQRLDSMAEEFEIKGIATHWQHKDPVVPPFESLCLRDVRFDYFDKQGMRVFGIHVDEFVLRRGELVFIRGGNGSGKSTFMNVLSGLYAAQSGMFFCNDRPLADWGMEVYRNLFAVLPSEFHLFRTPLGVHAPADQVEDVLRLMRIESKVSVNQDGSFSTLELSAGQRKRLALACALLEDRDVYLFDEVAADFDPGFRNFFYESLLPDLQRKGKTILAISHDDRYFHVADRVLCMRDGVFTENGHDKEKS; this is encoded by the coding sequence ATGAAATCCATGTTGGACATCAAGAATTCGTATTTTTTCACTCTGCTCAGATCCCGGTCCGGTCCTGAAGGAACCAAACTCGTTGCTGCCTGTCTTGCAGCAGGCCTGATGCAGGGATTGGCTGTTTTCACCGTGTTGCAGGGGCTGGAACAGCTTTGTGACACAGGGATCCGCTTTCATACCTTTTTGGCATTTCTGGTGTGTCTGGGTATTTTTTACTATCTTTTCAGGTATATGACGGAGCACGCCGCTTTGATCGCACTCCGGGGCGTCATGGAGTGGCGAATGCGTGTGGCCACCAAACTTCGCGGCATTTCGTTGAAGGAGTATGACAAACTGGACAAGGGCTGGGTACAGTCCGCTCTGGTGGATGAGCGCGAAATGGTGGTGGAGGCCACCCGGATGCTCATGGCGTCAGCTGCAAGCACCATTATGATTCTGGTGTCCTTTCTCAAGATGTTCACGGTATCCGTACCCGGCGCCCTTGTTGTTATTGTGTTTTTGTGTCTGGGATTGGTGATCTTTCTGCGTCTTGTTCACGGGGTCTACGCCTTCATGGAAACGGCCGGGAGTGCTGAAACGGATTTTTCAGCCAGTCTGCTGGATTTGCAGGATGGATTTCGTCAGCTGAAGCAACACAAGCCCAAGACTTCGGATCTTTTTGCCAACTATGTCATGCCCGGTCTGGGGCGGGCAGCAGCGGCCCGCAAGGCAACGGAGCGACGCCATGCCCTGGCCATTTCGTTTTTTGCGGTTTTCAATCTGCTGATTTTGGGACTTATTCTTTTTTTGATGCCGGGCTTTCTGGGCCTTGATGTCACTGCCACCTCAACCATTCTGGTACTGAGCATGTTCAGTTTGAGTCCCATGATGAGTCTGGTGGGATTTGTTCCCCTTTTGACCAAGGTGGAAATGAACCTGCAGGATCTGACCTCTTTGGAACAGCGCCTGGATTCCATGGCCGAGGAATTTGAGATCAAGGGGATAGCTACCCATTGGCAGCACAAGGATCCTGTAGTCCCCCCTTTCGAGTCCCTGTGCCTTCGTGATGTTCGGTTTGATTATTTTGACAAGCAGGGAATGCGCGTTTTTGGCATTCACGTGGATGAATTTGTGCTGCGGCGTGGAGAACTGGTTTTCATCCGGGGGGGGAATGGATCAGGTAAATCCACCTTCATGAACGTGCTTTCCGGGTTGTATGCGGCTCAATCAGGCATGTTTTTCTGCAATGACCGGCCCCTGGCGGATTGGGGTATGGAAGTATATCGTAATCTGTTCGCGGTTCTGCCCTCGGAATTTCATCTTTTTCGCACTCCCTTGGGCGTGCATGCCCCAGCAGATCAAGTTGAAGATGTTCTGCGACTGATGCGCATCGAATCCAAAGTCTCTGTGAACCAGGACGGCTCTTTTTCCACCCTGGAACTTTCTGCTGGCCAGCGAAAACGTCTGGCCCTTGCCTGTGCCTTGTTGGAAGATCGGGATGTGTATCTGTTTGATGAAGTTGCAGCGGATTTCGATCCGGGATTTCGAAACTTTTTTTATGAATCCCTGTTGCCGGATCTGCAACGCAAAGGGAAAACCATTTTGGCCATCTCCCACGATGACAGGTATTTTCATGTAGCCGATCGTGTTTTGTGCATGCGAGACGGTGTCTTTACTGAAAACGGCCACGACAAGGAAAAGTCATGA
- a CDS encoding prohibitin family protein, whose translation MVISVRPGELGVLYSRFGGGTQLDRTYQEGLHLIAPWNILFIYDVRIQEETQEVDVLTVDGLTVKVEASLRYQLVRDSLPLLHQQIGPEYKRKVVLPIMTSAVRQTVGSYRPDDLYSSARQELQDKMLVDAAEEMGRIPILVHCFVVRKIVLPEILSKAIEDKLVTEQKYLRYHYLLLEAREEAKRKAIEAQGIRYYQRLVNENMTDNYLRFEGIRATQNLAASQNAKIVVVGGGKDGLPIILNAQDASKPVDGENATLQNVSNASAKQAAPVTGPAEDPAMREKGGDTGWKDRKAQFADFLKQLDATLLNPEKTVLGDTSEK comes from the coding sequence ATGGTCATTTCCGTCCGTCCTGGTGAATTGGGCGTTCTGTATTCCCGGTTTGGCGGGGGAACCCAGTTGGACAGAACCTATCAGGAAGGGCTGCACCTCATCGCCCCATGGAACATCCTGTTTATTTATGATGTCCGCATTCAGGAGGAAACCCAGGAGGTGGACGTCCTGACCGTAGATGGTCTGACCGTGAAAGTGGAGGCCTCGTTGCGATATCAGCTGGTGCGCGACAGCCTGCCCCTTTTGCATCAGCAGATCGGCCCGGAATATAAGCGCAAGGTCGTCCTGCCCATCATGACCTCGGCCGTGAGGCAGACTGTGGGCAGCTATCGTCCCGACGATTTGTACTCCTCGGCCAGGCAGGAACTCCAGGACAAGATGCTGGTTGATGCTGCCGAAGAAATGGGGCGCATACCCATTCTCGTGCACTGTTTTGTGGTCAGAAAAATCGTGCTGCCTGAAATACTGAGCAAGGCCATAGAGGATAAGCTGGTAACGGAACAAAAATATCTGCGTTATCACTATCTTTTGCTTGAAGCCCGGGAAGAGGCCAAGCGCAAGGCCATCGAGGCTCAGGGCATCCGGTACTATCAGCGGTTGGTCAACGAAAATATGACGGATAATTATCTGCGCTTCGAGGGCATCCGTGCCACCCAGAACCTGGCTGCATCGCAAAACGCCAAGATCGTGGTGGTGGGAGGCGGCAAGGATGGGCTGCCCATCATCCTCAATGCACAGGATGCGTCAAAACCAGTGGATGGGGAAAACGCCACGCTTCAGAATGTGTCCAACGCATCTGCCAAGCAAGCTGCTCCGGTCACCGGTCCTGCCGAAGACCCTGCCATGCGTGAAAAGGGTGGCGACACGGGATGGAAGGATCGCAAGGCACAATTTGCTGATTTTCTCAAACAGCTTGATGCAACCCTGCTCAATCCGGAAAAAACCGTCCTGGGAGATACTTCTGAAAAATGA